In a single window of the Antedon mediterranea chromosome 1, ecAntMedi1.1, whole genome shotgun sequence genome:
- the LOC140056766 gene encoding uncharacterized protein — translation MAGLIVVDVIHVVTQLGGCDIELCFGDIVKLPVKDKVDVVVASAFRGNYMPTAGSLIGALKRDLGIDVFKLAADKAEDLRDVHHCWWSQKLPEHLPFKRLMCFEAKHTGFSRPQELVGDVFRCLIPILKNQDGSVITPLLNTGSQGHNEKSMMNGMVEAAVNWMKAGLPLRKLKIVVYASKVSNKELLLKKNEQLCQLFEKLKGNYGMKELQRKNVPIEYDVYLSTSKEDENIATVIKDKLRLAKPDIRIFGSQHEVNKEEVWQKDMYEVMIRCARVITVLTPHYLQSVSCMEQYNMALCCNRTAQRDMLAPFYAEPITDMPTYMGLVQYVDCLVKDTEKISAACVQLIATLDVKVHAEVMYEQPKLAYDVFISYSHRNADRAAEVIKCVKALDANLKVFFDTEELKTGATWQQMLYHAIDGTKCFIAVVTKEYLLSPVCQEEFNLSLSKHCQKSDQLIMVPFLVDDDLDDLPLEFKQIQLVKATGELFTPAIQATCTAIFQHLRGQKSKMQNLFTKPKESPDILKSQEKLRRTCLCARYNLNDRWYKKVFPWDLESFYLKEEEKVGLAKVEEIEGDGEKEKERKMEKDVKGKLLADKSIIAEDKKEEKGRKKENDLKEADGKGQELLDEKEENVGLQLDKNVVTEGMKEENGSKKETDGKRPELLEGEMENVQIDKNELFDLEKRDNNLSEITNDVKEENRKIENVIERTDEKRPELLKLEETVQIDKEEEDAVKELDNVRYDIAVSCTQSDLKFASYFIDMIKEFSPHLKVASSDCSDQEKRSILESASKIVAFVSPSYTESPPHMEELNIALCRHRFSPQPILFAIQLHMLPRLPSYLHLIPYRFCLEDEIWKEIIKKIEKDGAETHRQIRLTRKSMDLYLRVSVEAAISLAIAAGDLLNDIRNERTTLDSKCPRSVLGNIARFQADVKEQSKVNLISQRISHSEVKGQSEVNDPDLSKLLFTIILPKDSIKNKNVKEEETTSKTKITVRPEQNKEKNLNNSNSKCDVL, via the exons ATGGCAGGCCTCATTGTAGTGGATGTTATCCATGTGGTGACTCAATTAGGTGGCTGCGATATTGAGCTATGTTTCGGTGACATTGTTAAACTACCTGTGAAAGATAAAGTTGATGTTGTTGTGGCATCAGCCTTTCGAG GTAACTATATGCCAACAGCAGGATCTCTGATTGGAGCTTTAAAGCGAGATCTTGGAATCGATGTCTTCAAACTTGCTGCGGATAAAGCTGAAGATCTACGGGATGTTCATCATTGCTGGTGGTCTCAAAAGCTTCCAGAGCACCTGCCATTCAAAAGACTTATGTGCTTTGAAGCTAAACA CACTGGTTTTTCTAGGCCGCAAGAACTTGTTGGAGATGTATTTCGTTGTTTGATTCCTATATTGAAAAATCAAGATGGATCGGTGATTACACCGTTACTCAACACAGGTTCTCAG GGACATAATGAGAAAAGTATGATGAATGGTATGGTAGAGGCAGCTGTAAACTGGATGAAGGCTGGCCTACCACTGCGAAAGCTAAAAATTGTAGTTTATGCATCCAAAGTATCAAACAAAGAATTGCTTTTGAAGAAAAATGAACAATTATGTCAATTGTTTGAAAAGTTGAAAGGAAATTATGGAATGAAAGAACTGCAACGAAAG AATGTTCCAATTGAGTATGATGTGTACCTTTCTACCTCAAAAGAAGATGAAAATATTGCAACTGTTATTAAAGATAAACTACGGTTAGCTAAGCCTGACATTCGTATCTTTGGCAGTCAACATGAGGTAAACAAAGAGGAGGTGTGGCAGAAAGACATGTATGAAGTCATGATCAGGTGTGCCAGGGTCATCACAG TTCTTACTCCCCATTACCTTCAAAGCGTTTCCTGTATGGAACAGTATAACATGGCTCTCTGTTGTAATCGAACCGCTCAGCGTGATATGCTGGCGCCATTTTATGCAGAGCCTATTACTGACATGCCAACTTATATGGGACTTGTACAATATGTTGATTGTCT CGTTAAAGATACCGAGAAGATTTCAGCAGCCTGTGTACAACTCATTGCGACCCTTGATGTCAAAGTTCATGCTGAGGTCATGTACGAACAACCAAAGCTTGCGTATGATGTGTTCATCTCATACAGTCATCGTAATGCAGATAGGGCTGCAGAGGTCATCAAATGTGTCAAAGCCCTTGATGCTAATTTAAAGGTGTTTTTTGATACAGAAGAACTAAAAACAG GTGCCACTTGGCAGCAGATGCTGTACCATGCCATTGATGGTACAAAGTGCTTCATTGCTGTTGTAACTAAAGAATACTTGCTGTCTCCTGTTTGCCAGGAAGAGTTCAATCTCTCCTTGAGTAAACATTGTCAAAAG AGTGATCAATTGATCATGGTACCGTTTCTAGTGGATGATGATCTGGATGACCTTCCTCTTGAGTTCAAACAGATCCAACTCGTGAAGGCAACTGGAGAGTTATTCACACCAGCCATTCAAGCAACCTGCACAGCAATCTTCCAACATCTCAGAGGACAAAAATCTAAGATGCAGAATCTATTTActaaa CCAAAAGAGTCTCCAGATATCCTTAAAAGTCAAGAAAAACTCAGAAGAACATGTCTTTGTGCCCGATATAATTTGAATGATAGGTGGTATAAGAAGGTATTTCCATGGGATCTTGAGAGTTTTTACCTGAAAGAAGAAGAGAAAGTAGGGTTAGCAAAGGTTGAAGAAATTGAAGGTGATGGtgagaaagaaaaagaaagaaagatggaAAAAGATGTTAAGGGAAAATTATTGGCAGATAAAAGCATAATTGCAGAAgacaaaaaagaagaaaagggaagaaaaaaagaaaatgatctGAAGGAAGCTGATGGAAAAGGACAAGAGTTATTGGATGAGAAAGAGGAGAATGTAGGTCTGCAGTTGGACAAGAATGTAGTTACAGAAGGTATGAAAGAAGAAAATGGAAGTAAGAAAGAAACTGATGGAAAAAGACCAGAGTTATTGGAAGGGGAAATGGAGAATGTGCAGATtgataaaaatgaattatttgatCTTGAAAAAAGGGATAATAATTTATCTGAAATTACAAATGAtgtaaaagaagaaaataggaAGATAGAAAATGTCATTGAGAGAACTGATGAAAAGAGACCAGAGTTGTTGAAGCTTGAGGAGACAGTACAGATAgataaagaagaagaagatgCTGTCAAAGAGTTAGATAATGTTAGGTATGACATTGCAGTAAGCTGCACTCAATCTGATTTGAAGTTTGCCTCATACTTCATCGACATGATCAAAGAGTTCTCTCCACATCTCAAAGTAGCATCGAGTGATTGCTCTGATCAAGAAAAGCGATCAATTCTTGAAAGTGCATCAAAGATTGTGGCATTTGTTTCTCCAAGCTACACAGAATCTCCTCCTCACATGGAAGAGCTGAATATCGCTCTTTGCAGACATCGCTTCAGTCCTCAACCGATACTCTTTGCTATCCAGCTACACATGTTGCCAAGACTTCCTTCTTACTTGCACTTAATTCCATATCGGTTTTGCCTTGAAGATGAGATATGGAAAGAAATCATTAAGAAGATTGAAAA ggaTGGGGCAGAAACACACAGACAGATTCGTTTGACAAGAAAATCAATGGATCTTTACTTGCGTGTGTCGGTTGAAGCAGCCATAAGTCTGGCGATTGCAGCAGGAGATTTACTCAATGACATTAGGAATGAAag AACTACACTTGACTCCAAATGCCCCAGGTCTGTTCTTGGAAACATTGCACGATTTCAAGCAGATGTCAAAGAGCAATCCAAGGTTAACCTGATCTCTCAAAG AATTTCACATTCAGAAGTCAAAGGGCAATCTGAGGTCAATGACCCTGATCTCTCAAAG CTACTGTTTACCATAATACTACCTAAAGATTCAATTAAGAACAAGAATGTAAAAGAAGAAGAAACCACTAGCAAAACCAAAATTACTGTCAGACCTGAGCAAAACAAAGAGAAGAATTTAAATAACTCTAATAGTAAATGTGATGTTTTATAA